A single region of the Sulfitobacter geojensis genome encodes:
- a CDS encoding cobalamin biosynthesis protein, translated as MRVAGLGFRAAADLASLQDALRLALEGVNGGAIDALVTEAAKSREKVFQELAGLMGVPGLGVTQEDLQKMITPTQSQRIQDRFGTGSLAEAAALVAAGPHARLVAPRVVSGDGKATAAIAQNFEETQT; from the coding sequence ATGAGGGTTGCAGGCCTTGGATTTCGTGCGGCCGCTGACCTCGCCAGCTTGCAAGATGCTTTGCGTCTGGCGCTAGAGGGGGTAAACGGGGGCGCAATCGACGCGCTGGTCACCGAAGCGGCGAAATCACGCGAAAAGGTGTTTCAGGAACTGGCGGGCCTGATGGGTGTTCCCGGTCTTGGTGTCACCCAAGAGGATCTGCAAAAGATGATCACCCCCACCCAATCGCAACGCATCCAGGACAGGTTCGGGACCGGATCACTGGCCGAGGCTGCGGCCCTTGTCGCCGCCGGCCCACATGCGCGGCTGGTTGCACCGCGCGTCGTCTCGGGCGATGGTAAAGCCACTGCCGCCATCGCGCAAAATTTCGAGGAAACCCAAACATGA
- a CDS encoding precorrin-8X methylmutase produces MPHSYITDGAEIYRQSFATIRSEAALARFTPEEEIVAVRMIHAAGMVGLEEHVQFSPDMAIKARAALEGGAPILCDAYMVSEGITRKRLPRENEVICTLRDPRVPDMAAEMSNTRSAAALELWRPHLAGAVVAIGNAPTALFHLINMLEDPDCPRPAAIIGCPVGFIGAAESKEALMQDLPVPSMIVRGRLGGSAITVAAVNALASRVE; encoded by the coding sequence ATGCCCCATAGCTACATCACAGACGGCGCTGAAATCTATCGCCAGTCCTTTGCCACGATCCGGTCAGAGGCCGCACTCGCCCGTTTTACACCCGAAGAAGAAATCGTTGCCGTGCGCATGATCCACGCCGCTGGTATGGTCGGGCTTGAGGAACACGTGCAGTTTTCGCCCGACATGGCGATCAAGGCCCGTGCCGCATTGGAAGGCGGCGCGCCGATCCTCTGTGACGCCTATATGGTCAGCGAGGGCATCACCCGAAAACGACTGCCGCGCGAGAACGAGGTGATCTGCACCCTGCGTGATCCGCGTGTGCCGGATATGGCGGCCGAGATGTCCAACACTCGCAGCGCTGCCGCGCTTGAGCTTTGGCGTCCACATCTTGCTGGTGCCGTTGTTGCCATTGGTAATGCCCCGACCGCGCTATTCCACCTGATCAACATGCTGGAAGACCCCGATTGCCCGCGCCCCGCGGCGATCATTGGCTGTCCTGTGGGGTTCATCGGTGCCGCTGAATCCAAGGAAGCATTGATGCAGGACCTTCCCGTGCCCTCGATGATTGTGCGGGGCCGTCTGGGCGGTTCCGCGATCACCGTGGCGGCCGTGAACGCCCTTGCCAGCAGGGTGGAATAA
- a CDS encoding cobalt-precorrin-6A reductase, whose product MRILLLGGTTEASQMARTLAAQGLDAVFSYAGRTATPVAQPLPTRVGGFGGVDGLATYLRAENITHVIDATHPFAAGMSRNAHAACARANVALIRLERPAWAPADADRWTLLPEIEEIPAALPDTPSRIFLAIGKQQIGLFAAKPRHHYLLRLVDQPESGLPLPDAAVVIARGPFDVAGDVALMRTHRITHVVAKNSGGQGARAKLEAARILGLPVLMAQRPVLPDGDLANTVEGVLKWLSHEADRGV is encoded by the coding sequence ATGCGCATCCTTTTGCTCGGCGGCACAACCGAAGCTAGCCAGATGGCCAGAACCCTTGCCGCGCAAGGACTGGATGCGGTGTTTTCCTATGCCGGGCGGACGGCCACCCCCGTGGCGCAACCCCTGCCAACACGGGTCGGCGGATTTGGCGGAGTTGACGGGTTGGCCACTTATTTGAGGGCCGAAAACATCACCCACGTGATTGACGCCACGCACCCCTTTGCCGCCGGGATGAGCCGAAACGCCCATGCCGCTTGCGCGCGCGCGAATGTTGCGCTGATCCGGTTGGAACGGCCCGCTTGGGCACCGGCTGACGCAGACAGATGGACGTTGCTGCCGGAAATCGAGGAGATTCCTGCCGCCCTGCCCGACACCCCGTCGCGCATCTTTCTGGCGATCGGGAAACAACAGATCGGATTGTTCGCCGCGAAGCCTCGACATCACTATCTGTTGCGTCTGGTGGATCAACCCGAGTCCGGTTTGCCGCTGCCCGATGCAGCAGTTGTAATTGCGCGCGGCCCGTTTGATGTGGCGGGGGACGTGGCGCTGATGCGCACACACCGGATCACCCATGTCGTCGCTAAAAACAGCGGTGGACAGGGCGCGCGGGCCAAGCTGGAGGCGGCGCGGATCTTGGGCTTGCCGGTCCTGATGGCGCAGCGACCTGTGTTGCCCGATGGCGATCTGGCCAATACCGTCGAGGGCGTTTTGAAATGGTTGTCTCACGAGGCCGACCGAGGCGTATAG
- a CDS encoding bifunctional cobalt-precorrin-7 (C(5))-methyltransferase/cobalt-precorrin-6B (C(15))-methyltransferase: MDNPWLTIIGMPDDSAGTLPPASREAIARAEVVFGGPRHLELVDAAAKGQPWPVPFSVEPVLAAKGKACVVLASGDPFWFGAGASLSTHLSRDEWTVLPAPSTFQLVAGHLGWRIEGLTCHGLHAAPFEQLRGVLSPHGRLICLLRDGDAPAALAKWLTGQGAGGATMHVCERMGGTNQRTRETTAAGFDLDAVAAPVAVAVELPAGVGLPRASGLPDDSFTNDGQITKRPVRALTLSALAPRIGETLWDIGAGSGSISVEWCLAGGRATAFELKSERAKNITQNIHDFGLGHRMSVVEGASIQTIENQTPPDAVFVGGGGTAALFEKLFAILPVGTRLVANGVTLETETLLATLHAAKGGSLLRIELAQAQPLGSMRGWQPARPVVQWSVTL, encoded by the coding sequence TTGGATAACCCTTGGCTGACGATCATCGGAATGCCGGACGATAGCGCAGGCACCTTGCCCCCCGCAAGCCGTGAGGCGATTGCGCGCGCCGAGGTGGTTTTTGGCGGCCCGCGTCATTTGGAGCTGGTCGATGCGGCGGCCAAAGGCCAGCCGTGGCCGGTTCCGTTCAGCGTCGAACCGGTACTGGCGGCCAAAGGCAAAGCCTGCGTGGTTCTTGCCTCCGGCGATCCGTTCTGGTTCGGCGCGGGCGCAAGCCTGTCGACCCACCTGTCGCGTGACGAGTGGACAGTATTGCCAGCGCCGTCGACATTCCAACTGGTTGCGGGCCACCTAGGCTGGCGGATAGAGGGGCTGACGTGCCACGGGTTACACGCCGCCCCGTTTGAACAGCTGCGCGGGGTGCTGTCGCCCCATGGCCGTTTGATTTGCCTCCTGCGGGATGGCGACGCCCCTGCGGCACTGGCCAAATGGTTGACCGGACAAGGTGCGGGTGGTGCCACCATGCATGTCTGTGAACGGATGGGCGGGACAAACCAACGCACCCGCGAAACCACGGCTGCCGGTTTTGACCTCGATGCTGTGGCTGCGCCAGTAGCTGTCGCAGTTGAGTTGCCTGCGGGTGTCGGCCTTCCGCGTGCCTCTGGTCTGCCGGACGATAGCTTTACCAATGATGGCCAGATCACCAAACGCCCCGTGCGTGCCCTTACCCTCTCTGCGCTGGCACCGCGCATCGGTGAAACCCTCTGGGACATCGGGGCGGGATCAGGCTCTATTTCAGTGGAATGGTGTCTTGCAGGCGGGCGCGCCACGGCCTTTGAGCTAAAATCCGAGCGTGCCAAAAACATCACGCAAAACATCCATGATTTCGGGCTTGGGCATCGCATGAGCGTGGTTGAAGGGGCGTCAATCCAGACAATCGAAAACCAGACGCCCCCCGATGCGGTGTTCGTCGGTGGCGGCGGGACGGCGGCGCTGTTTGAAAAACTCTTTGCGATCCTGCCTGTGGGCACGCGTCTTGTCGCAAATGGCGTGACGCTTGAAACCGAAACGCTGCTTGCCACGCTTCATGCCGCAAAAGGCGGAAGCCTGCTGCGGATCGAATTGGCACAGGCACAACCCTTGGGCAGCATGCGCGGCTGGCAACCCGCCCGACCTGTCGTGCAATGGAGCGTGACACTATGA
- a CDS encoding DUF1636 family protein yields the protein MTATLYVCTTCRAGEVLEEDAPRPGALLHAALTDAETPEDVEIIGVSCLSACSQGAAVALSEPGKWTYVYGRMTPENAPEILAGAAAYAASKDGLVPWRERPVVFRKQSLARVPPFNMPVEALT from the coding sequence ATGACCGCAACCCTATACGTCTGCACCACCTGTCGCGCAGGTGAGGTTCTTGAAGAAGACGCGCCGCGCCCGGGTGCATTGTTGCATGCGGCATTGACCGACGCAGAGACACCCGAAGATGTTGAAATCATCGGCGTGTCCTGCTTGTCCGCATGTTCGCAAGGGGCTGCGGTGGCCCTGTCCGAACCTGGCAAATGGACTTATGTTTACGGTCGTATGACCCCTGAAAATGCGCCGGAAATCCTTGCCGGTGCTGCCGCATATGCCGCATCCAAAGACGGGCTTGTCCCATGGCGCGAACGCCCCGTGGTGTTTCGCAAACAAAGCCTTGCCCGCGTTCCCCCCTTTAATATGCCCGTGGAGGCACTGACATGA
- the cobM gene encoding precorrin-4 C(11)-methyltransferase, protein MTVHFIGAGPGAPDLITLRGRDLIAACPVCLYAGSLVPEALLAHCPDGAKIINTARMSLDEIMDEISAAHAAGHDIARLHSGDLSVWSAMGEQLRRLRALDIPYDVTPGVPSFAAAAAALNAELTLPGVVQSVVLTRTSGRATAMPEGEALENFAKTGATLAIHLSVHVLEKVVADLTPHYGADCPVAVVWRASWPDQRVVKATLETLQTAIGAEMERTALILVGHAIGAEDFGESRLYAGDYDRRFRPVGTAPRFPESAE, encoded by the coding sequence ATGACCGTCCATTTCATTGGCGCTGGCCCTGGTGCGCCCGACCTCATCACCCTGCGCGGTCGCGACCTGATTGCGGCCTGCCCTGTGTGCCTTTACGCCGGTTCACTGGTGCCCGAGGCGTTGCTTGCGCATTGTCCTGATGGCGCGAAAATCATCAACACGGCGCGGATGTCGCTGGATGAAATCATGGATGAAATCAGCGCAGCCCACGCTGCGGGCCACGACATTGCGCGACTGCACTCGGGTGACTTGTCCGTTTGGTCCGCCATGGGCGAACAACTGCGCCGTTTGCGCGCCCTTGATATTCCTTATGACGTGACGCCCGGTGTGCCATCGTTCGCCGCTGCTGCCGCTGCGTTGAACGCGGAATTGACCTTGCCCGGTGTGGTGCAATCGGTTGTCCTGACCCGAACCTCCGGCCGCGCCACGGCGATGCCTGAAGGCGAGGCATTGGAAAACTTTGCCAAGACCGGCGCGACCCTTGCGATCCATCTGTCGGTGCATGTGCTGGAAAAAGTGGTCGCCGACCTGACACCACATTACGGGGCGGATTGTCCGGTTGCTGTGGTCTGGCGGGCCAGCTGGCCTGATCAACGGGTGGTCAAAGCGACGCTTGAGACCCTGCAAACCGCCATTGGTGCAGAGATGGAGCGCACCGCGCTGATCCTTGTCGGCCATGCCATCGGCGCAGAGGATTTCGGCGAAAGCAGGCTCTATGCAGGGGATTACGACCGCAGGTTCCGCCCCGTCGGCACCGCACCCCGTTTCCCGGAGAGCGCGGAATGA
- the cobW gene encoding cobalamin biosynthesis protein CobW, protein MNDLSKIPVTVITGFLGSGKTTLIRHLMQNAGGRRLAVLVNEFGTVGVDGDILKSCAIPDCPAENIVELANGCICCTVADDFIPTIEALMALPTKPDHILIETSGLALPKPLLKAFDWPAIRSKITVDGVIALADAEAVAAGRFAADEHAVDEQRKADDSIDHETPLSEVFEDQISCADIILMSKADLAGETGLAAARKVIEAESPRSIPILSMSEGVIDPNVVLGLNAKAEDDLDARPSHHDGHDDHEHDDFETIVVPMPEVDDIDALVIAIEKLANEQHILRVKGYVAVTGKPMRLLVQAVGARVRQQFDRPWGTDARQGHLVVIAEHDHIDTAAIRATLGA, encoded by the coding sequence ATGAACGATCTTTCCAAAATTCCCGTGACCGTGATTACCGGTTTTCTGGGCTCCGGCAAAACCACATTGATCCGCCATTTGATGCAAAACGCTGGTGGTCGCCGCCTTGCCGTTTTGGTCAACGAATTTGGCACCGTGGGTGTTGATGGCGATATCCTAAAATCCTGCGCAATCCCCGATTGTCCTGCGGAAAATATCGTCGAGCTGGCGAATGGCTGTATCTGTTGTACCGTCGCGGATGATTTCATCCCGACGATCGAGGCGCTGATGGCGCTGCCGACGAAACCCGATCACATCCTGATCGAAACCTCCGGTCTGGCTTTGCCCAAACCGCTGCTCAAGGCATTTGACTGGCCCGCCATCCGCTCCAAAATCACCGTGGACGGGGTGATTGCACTGGCCGACGCCGAAGCGGTTGCCGCCGGTCGTTTCGCCGCCGATGAACATGCGGTTGATGAACAGCGCAAGGCCGATGACAGCATCGACCATGAAACTCCCCTGTCCGAGGTCTTCGAAGACCAGATTTCCTGCGCTGACATCATCCTGATGTCCAAGGCGGATCTTGCGGGCGAAACCGGTCTTGCCGCTGCGCGCAAGGTGATCGAAGCAGAAAGCCCTCGCAGTATCCCGATCCTGTCGATGAGCGAAGGCGTGATCGACCCCAACGTGGTGCTTGGCCTGAATGCCAAGGCCGAGGACGACCTTGACGCGCGCCCTTCGCATCACGACGGCCACGACGATCACGAACACGATGATTTTGAAACCATCGTCGTGCCGATGCCTGAAGTCGATGATATCGATGCCCTTGTCATTGCCATCGAAAAGCTTGCGAACGAACAGCACATTTTGCGGGTAAAGGGGTATGTCGCGGTCACCGGAAAACCCATGCGTTTGCTGGTTCAGGCCGTAGGTGCCCGCGTGCGTCAACAGTTTGACCGCCCTTGGGGCACCGATGCGCGTCAGGGGCATCTGGTGGTGATTGCCGAACACGATCACATCGATACCGCTGCCATCCGCGCCACATTGGGCGCGTGA
- the cobI gene encoding precorrin-2 C(20)-methyltransferase, whose product MGRIICAGLGPGDPELMSVKSDRAIRGAKHLAYFRKKGRAGQARRIVNGMLRDDVIEYPMEYPVTTELRFDSDEYRQLMVDFYAEWADRLEELAKTEEVVVLCEGDPFFYGSFMHLHTRLQGRAEVEVLPAIPGMVGCWNALDMPFTWGDDVMTVLMGTLPEADLIAHMKRADALVVMKTGRNLPVVKRALAAAGRLDDAWLVEKGTMPDQRIAKLADVADDDCPYFAIVLVHGQGRRPEAAE is encoded by the coding sequence ATGGGCAGGATCATTTGCGCGGGCCTTGGCCCCGGCGACCCCGAGTTGATGAGCGTGAAATCCGACCGAGCCATTCGGGGGGCGAAACATCTCGCTTATTTCCGTAAAAAGGGCCGCGCGGGGCAGGCGCGCAGAATCGTCAACGGTATGTTGCGCGATGATGTGATCGAATATCCGATGGAATACCCCGTCACGACGGAACTGCGCTTTGACAGCGATGAATACCGCCAGTTGATGGTCGATTTCTATGCCGAGTGGGCGGACCGTCTGGAAGAGCTGGCCAAGACCGAAGAGGTTGTCGTGCTTTGCGAGGGCGATCCGTTTTTCTATGGGTCGTTCATGCACTTGCACACCCGCCTGCAAGGCCGGGCAGAGGTTGAGGTGCTGCCGGCGATCCCCGGTATGGTCGGCTGTTGGAACGCGCTTGATATGCCTTTCACGTGGGGCGATGACGTGATGACGGTGCTGATGGGAACCCTGCCCGAGGCAGACCTGATCGCACACATGAAACGCGCCGATGCCTTGGTGGTGATGAAAACCGGTCGCAACCTTCCTGTCGTCAAACGCGCGCTTGCTGCTGCTGGCCGGTTGGACGATGCATGGCTGGTCGAGAAAGGCACGATGCCGGATCAACGTATCGCGAAACTTGCCGATGTGGCTGATGATGACTGCCCTTATTTCGCGATTGTTCTGGTACATGGTCAGGGCCGCCGCCCCGAGGCGGCAGAATGA
- the cobN gene encoding cobaltochelatase subunit CobN has protein sequence MHVVFRESHGLEDSETPYDPGQTPADLVVLSFSDSDLGAFAAGWHRGGGAEGKLPTLRLCNLTALRHPASVDNYVEQTLTGAKGILIRLIGGENYWPYGIMQVQDFARRNDIALAILPADGREDPALDQHSTLPVSTLRRLSHLCDAGGAVAAQAALAQLALAAGFYAGPVTGTKTVPTAGYYDPDRGIVSICPRSMLDDLPLVAVTFYRSYLTAADTSPVDALIRELRATGFNALGLFVPSLKNPDGRSFLDQALADHAPAAIVNATAFSGRGADGTSPLDAPGCPIFQVALSTARQKEWASSERGLSPTDLAMHVVLPEVDGRIFSGVVSFKAPEKKDPHLQYSRFSHRANALRIKAVVERIAGWHRLAATPTADRKLALVLSTYPGREDQIAHAVGLDALASAEDMLMTLASSDYTVTPRIGFGKSLPNTTIPWPIGAYEKALGDLPQQLQTDLKTAWPDINADPLYANGAFHFPAQTCGNALVALQPERGAIDQRETDYHDLARVPRHSYVAFYLWLRAQGMHALIHIGAHGTLEWLPGKSVALSDDCWPEALTGDLPVIYPFIVNDPGEAAQAKRRVGAVTLGHLPPPMKDSATPDGLLQLERLLDEYSTADGLDPARRDRLIDTIRDEARAAGVEGDLGITDDTCMAEAITRIDRFVCDIKESQYGDGLHTYGLGEGETDGLLAALDGKRVASGPSGSPYRGRSDVLPTGRNLYAVDPRSVPTRAAHAQGVKLAEELIRRHLQDEGDYPKGLVVDLWGSATMRTAGEEVAMALHLAGLSPKWDAGSERVSGFEVLPLTLINRPRIDVTLRISGLFRDVFPALSQLFEAGALALAEREEAADMNPYKVKSPRVFGPKPGLYGMNMEAAMLDYSQEGRAAAGEAWLKASEWSVDANGEAHQNRAALEKRLQSADTFAHIQDLTESDVLLASDYASHEGGFAAAMAHLGASKPAMYHVDTTKIGTPRARTMAEEIARVVRARAANPDWASGMMRHAFRGAAEIAATLDNLAAFAHLTREVPAHLFDLYYDATLGRDDLVAFMERENPAALKAMQDRFAALRDAGLWITRRNSINAQMDVAQ, from the coding sequence ATGCACGTCGTCTTCCGCGAAAGCCATGGGCTAGAGGATAGCGAGACCCCCTATGATCCGGGCCAGACGCCCGCTGATCTGGTGGTGCTCTCGTTCTCCGACAGCGACCTCGGTGCTTTCGCGGCAGGCTGGCATCGCGGGGGCGGGGCCGAGGGTAAACTGCCCACGCTTCGCTTGTGCAACCTTACGGCGCTGCGCCATCCCGCGAGTGTCGACAACTACGTTGAACAGACCCTAACAGGAGCAAAAGGCATCCTGATCCGCCTGATCGGGGGCGAAAATTACTGGCCCTATGGCATTATGCAAGTGCAGGATTTTGCGCGGCGCAATGATATCGCGCTTGCGATCCTGCCAGCGGATGGTCGCGAAGACCCGGCACTTGATCAACACTCAACGCTCCCTGTTTCTACCCTGCGCCGCCTTTCGCATCTGTGTGATGCAGGCGGCGCTGTTGCGGCCCAAGCGGCCCTTGCCCAACTTGCCCTTGCCGCCGGTTTCTACGCCGGTCCGGTCACCGGCACCAAAACCGTCCCGACCGCAGGCTATTACGATCCTGATCGCGGCATCGTCTCGATCTGCCCGCGTAGCATGCTGGATGATCTGCCGCTGGTGGCCGTCACTTTCTATCGCAGTTATTTGACCGCTGCGGATACATCCCCCGTCGATGCCCTGATCCGTGAACTGCGCGCCACGGGATTCAACGCACTTGGCCTCTTTGTGCCCTCCTTGAAAAACCCCGACGGCCGGTCCTTTCTGGATCAGGCTCTTGCAGATCACGCCCCAGCCGCGATCGTAAACGCCACCGCATTTTCGGGGCGCGGAGCGGACGGCACATCGCCCCTCGACGCGCCTGGTTGTCCCATCTTTCAGGTCGCTCTTTCCACCGCACGGCAGAAAGAATGGGCCTCGTCCGAACGCGGCCTCTCCCCCACCGACCTTGCCATGCATGTCGTTTTGCCCGAAGTTGACGGACGGATTTTCTCCGGCGTTGTCAGTTTCAAAGCGCCCGAGAAAAAAGACCCGCACCTGCAATACTCCCGCTTTTCCCACCGCGCGAACGCTCTGCGCATCAAGGCAGTCGTCGAACGGATCGCAGGCTGGCACCGCCTTGCCGCGACCCCGACTGCCGACAGAAAACTTGCCCTCGTTCTGTCCACCTATCCGGGGCGCGAAGATCAGATTGCCCATGCAGTTGGCCTAGACGCGCTGGCCTCAGCCGAAGATATGCTGATGACGCTTGCCAGTTCGGATTACACCGTCACGCCCCGTATCGGGTTTGGCAAATCGCTTCCCAACACAACGATACCTTGGCCGATTGGCGCGTATGAAAAGGCGCTCGGCGACTTACCGCAGCAACTCCAGACGGATCTGAAAACAGCATGGCCCGATATCAATGCAGACCCGCTTTACGCAAACGGTGCCTTCCATTTTCCCGCTCAAACCTGTGGCAACGCGCTTGTTGCTCTGCAACCCGAGCGGGGGGCAATTGATCAACGCGAAACCGATTATCACGACCTTGCCCGTGTCCCGCGCCATTCTTACGTTGCTTTCTATCTCTGGCTGCGCGCCCAAGGGATGCATGCGCTGATCCACATCGGCGCGCACGGCACTCTGGAATGGTTGCCGGGTAAATCCGTGGCTTTGTCCGATGATTGCTGGCCCGAGGCGCTGACCGGTGATCTGCCTGTCATCTATCCGTTTATCGTCAATGATCCGGGCGAAGCGGCCCAAGCCAAACGCCGCGTCGGGGCCGTGACCCTTGGCCACCTGCCGCCGCCCATGAAAGATAGCGCGACGCCCGATGGTCTGTTGCAACTCGAACGTCTGCTCGACGAATATTCCACCGCCGACGGGCTTGACCCTGCCCGCCGTGACCGGCTGATCGACACCATTCGTGACGAGGCACGTGCCGCTGGAGTTGAGGGCGATCTTGGCATCACCGATGACACCTGCATGGCAGAGGCGATCACGCGCATCGACCGCTTTGTCTGTGACATCAAGGAATCGCAATATGGCGACGGGCTCCATACCTATGGGCTTGGCGAGGGCGAAACCGACGGGCTGCTCGCTGCGCTGGACGGGAAGCGTGTCGCATCCGGTCCCTCCGGTTCACCCTATCGGGGCCGGTCGGATGTGCTGCCCACGGGGCGCAACCTTTATGCCGTTGACCCGCGCAGCGTGCCGACCCGGGCGGCCCACGCCCAAGGGGTCAAGCTGGCCGAGGAACTGATCCGCCGCCACTTGCAGGACGAAGGGGACTACCCCAAAGGGCTTGTCGTTGACCTATGGGGCAGCGCCACCATGCGTACTGCGGGCGAAGAGGTGGCCATGGCGCTGCACCTTGCGGGGCTGTCGCCAAAATGGGACGCAGGCAGCGAACGCGTCAGCGGCTTCGAGGTTTTACCGCTCACCCTGATCAACCGTCCCCGCATTGATGTCACCCTGCGTATTTCCGGCCTGTTCCGCGATGTTTTTCCCGCGCTTTCACAGCTGTTCGAGGCCGGCGCACTTGCGCTCGCCGAGCGGGAAGAGGCGGCGGATATGAATCCCTATAAGGTTAAATCCCCCCGCGTCTTTGGCCCAAAACCGGGTTTATATGGCATGAATATGGAAGCGGCGATGCTGGATTATTCGCAAGAGGGGCGCGCCGCAGCCGGTGAGGCGTGGTTGAAAGCCTCCGAATGGTCTGTCGATGCCAACGGCGAGGCGCATCAGAACCGCGCGGCGCTTGAGAAGCGGCTGCAAAGCGCTGACACCTTCGCTCATATTCAGGATCTTACCGAATCCGATGTGCTGCTTGCTTCGGATTACGCCAGTCACGAGGGTGGTTTTGCTGCGGCCATGGCCCATCTGGGGGCCTCCAAACCCGCCATGTACCACGTCGACACGACGAAAATAGGCACGCCCCGTGCCCGCACCATGGCCGAAGAAATCGCCCGCGTCGTTCGTGCCCGCGCCGCGAACCCTGATTGGGCCAGCGGCATGATGCGCCATGCCTTCCGTGGTGCCGCCGAAATCGCGGCGACCCTCGATAACCTTGCCGCTTTCGCACATCTGACCCGCGAGGTGCCGGCGCATCTGTTTGACCTCTATTACGACGCAACCCTTGGTCGGGATGATCTGGTGGCATTTATGGAACGCGAAAATCCGGCAGCGTTAAAGGCCATGCAAGACCGCTTCGCCGCGCTGCGCGATGCTGGCCTTTGGATCACGCGTCGCAATTCGATCAACGCCCAGATGGATGTCGCGCAATGA
- the cobJ gene encoding precorrin-3B C(17)-methyltransferase, whose product MTGWVAIAGLGPGNDALITPEVTETLAQATDIIGYIPYVARIAPRAGLNLHPTDNRVELDRALHALQLAAQGARVVVVSSGDPGVFAMASAVFEAVEAHPEYTETDIRVLPGITAMLAAAAAAGAPLGHDFCAINLSDNLKPWEVIEHRLRMAARGDFAMAFYNPRSKSRPHGFEKTLKVLREECGPDRLITFARAVSKPDQKLVTVPLADATPQMADMQTVVIVGNSATKFVGRYVYTPRSAS is encoded by the coding sequence ATGACGGGTTGGGTCGCCATCGCCGGTCTTGGGCCGGGAAATGATGCGCTGATCACGCCAGAGGTCACGGAAACGCTTGCTCAGGCCACCGACATCATCGGCTATATTCCATATGTAGCGCGTATCGCGCCCCGTGCCGGGTTAAACTTGCACCCTACCGATAACCGTGTCGAACTGGACCGCGCCCTGCATGCCCTTCAACTGGCCGCCCAAGGTGCGCGTGTTGTGGTTGTCTCCTCCGGTGATCCGGGGGTGTTCGCCATGGCGTCTGCCGTTTTCGAAGCGGTAGAAGCACATCCCGAGTACACGGAAACAGACATTCGCGTTTTGCCCGGCATCACCGCCATGCTCGCCGCCGCCGCCGCTGCCGGCGCGCCGCTGGGGCATGATTTCTGCGCGATCAACCTCAGCGACAACCTCAAGCCTTGGGAGGTGATCGAACATCGCTTGCGCATGGCCGCCCGTGGCGATTTCGCGATGGCGTTTTACAATCCGCGTTCCAAATCCCGCCCGCACGGCTTTGAAAAAACGCTGAAAGTGCTGCGCGAGGAATGTGGCCCCGACCGGCTGATCACCTTTGCGCGTGCGGTCAGCAAACCGGACCAAAAGCTGGTAACTGTTCCCCTGGCTGACGCGACGCCGCAAATGGCCGATATGCAAACTGTTGTGATCGTGGGCAATTCAGCCACAAAATTTGTCGGGCGCTATGTCTATACGCCTCGGTCGGCCTCGTGA